In the genome of Candidatus Pristimantibacillus lignocellulolyticus, the window TTCAAGTGGCTTCGTAAAACTCGGCCAACCACAATGTGCATCGAATTTATCTAGAGAGCTAAACAATGGCTCGCCGGAAACGATATCTACATAAATACCATCATCCCGGTGATCCCAAAACTCATTACGGAACGGAGCTTCCGTGGCATTATTTTGCGTTACTTCATATTGAATTGGCGTTAGACGTGCTCTAAGTTCGCCTTCATTCTTTTTTATTGTCCAATGCTGTTTAATAAAACTCTCTCTACCAGATCCTTTAGCATACATTTTGTAGCGGAATGGATTTTTCTTGTAATAATCTTGGTGATATTCTTCGGCTTCGTAGAAATCATCAGCCTCAACAATTTCTGTCACAATAGGTTTCGCAAATCGACCACTAGCTGCTAGCTCTGCTTTGGAAGCTTCCGCTAATTTTTGTTGCTCTTCAGAGTGATAGAAAATAAATGTACGATAAGAATGGCCTTTATCGTTAAATTGCCCTTCAATATCTGTTGGATCGATTTGTTGCCAATACATCTCTAACAATTTCTCGTAGCTTAAAAGTGTTGGATCGTATTCTATCTGAACTGCTTCAACATGACCTGTCGTATCCGAACACACTTCTTCATACGTAGGATTTTCAGTATGACCACCTGTATAGCCGGATGTTACTTTTATTACACCAGGAATTTGATCGAATGGTGTAACCATGCACCAGAAACAGCCTCCTGCAAATGTAGCTAATTGATTCATAACTTTAACCTCCATTAT includes:
- the msrA gene encoding peptide-methionine (S)-S-oxide reductase MsrA is translated as MEVKVMNQLATFAGGCFWCMVTPFDQIPGVIKVTSGYTGGHTENPTYEEVCSDTTGHVEAVQIEYDPTLLSYEKLLEMYWQQIDPTDIEGQFNDKGHSYRTFIFYHSEEQQKLAEASKAELAASGRFAKPIVTEIVEADDFYEAEEYHQDYYKKNPFRYKMYAKGSGRESFIKQHWTIKKNEGELRARLTPIQYEVTQNNATEAPFRNEFWDHRDDGIYVDIVSGEPLFSSLDKFDAHCGWPSFTKPLENHNVLEELDVTHGMVRTEVRSKEGDSHLGHVFEDGPEPTGMRYCINSASLRFIPKDQLEENGFGQYLRLFQ